One Ostrea edulis chromosome 2, xbOstEdul1.1, whole genome shotgun sequence genomic region harbors:
- the LOC125680971 gene encoding small ubiquitin-related modifier 2 has translation MSEEKKDEIKPESSEHINLKVTGQDGSVVHFKIKKNTPLRKLMSAYCDRAGLKLGVVRFRFDGNPINETDTPSGLDMEDGDSIDVFQQQTGGLL, from the exons atgtcGGAAGAGAAAAAG GATGAGATTAAACCAGAAAGCAGTGAACATATTAACTTGAAGGTCACTGGACAAGATGGCAGTGTtgtgcattttaaaattaagaaaaacactCCTTTGAGGAAGCTGATGTCTGCGTATTGTGACAGAGCA ggttTAAAACTCGGTGTTGTGCGGTTTAGGTTTGACGGAAATCCCATTAATGAAACAGACACACCCTCAGGG TTGGACATGGAAGATGGAGATAGTATAGATGTATTCCAGCAACAGACGGGAGGCTTATTGTGA
- the LOC125679614 gene encoding CTD small phosphatase-like protein isoform X3, producing MCTVVQNFTTLLSSSTDSSAGSLKKPRNRNIFSNFLCCFGNTNNNNTQTTNCQIPIVEENGNPRSPAEKYLLPAVLNKDTNKKCAVIDLDETLVHSSFKPISNADFIVPVEIEGTVHQVYVLKRPYVDEFLKKMGEMFECVLFTASLAKYADPVADLLDKWGVFRSRLFRESCVFHRGNYVKDLSRLGRDLAQVIIIDNSPASYIFHPDNAVGVQSWFDDMTDTELLDLLPFFEGLSKVDNVYQVLKNQNRRNSS from the exons ATGTGTACTGTTGTACAGAACTTTACTACCCTTCTCA GCTCGTCGACGGATTCCAGTGCCGGCTCACTAAAGAAACCTCGTAATCGTAACATTTTTAGTAACTTCTTGTGCTGTTTTGGAAACACAAATAacaacaatacacagacaactaaTTGTCAGATACCTATCGTGGAAGAAAATGGAAACCCCAGG AGCCCTGCTGAAAAGTATCTTCTTCCAGCTGTCCTTAATAAGGACACAAACAAGAAATGTGCTGTAATTGATCTAGATGAAACTCTTGTTCATAGTTCATTTAAG CCTATCAGCAATGCTGATTTTATAGTTCCAGTTGAAATAGAAGGAACAGTTCACCAA GTTTATGTTTTAAAGAGGCCTTACGTTGATGAATTCCTGAAAAAGATGGGGGAGATGTTTGAATGTGTTTTATTCACTGCTAGTTTAGCTAAG TATGCTGATCCTGTTGCAGACTTGTTAGATAAATGGGGTGTCTTCAGGTCAAGGTTATTCAGGGAATCTTGCGTCTTTCATCGAGGCAACTATGTCAAG GACTTGAGTCGACTTGGGCGAGATTTGGCTCAAGTGATCATAATAGACAATTCACCAGCTTCTTACATCTTCCATCCAGACAATGCT GTTGGAGTTCAGTCTTGGTTTGATGACATGACTGACACAGAGTTACTGGACTTGTTACCTTTCTTCGAAGGATTATCAAAAGTGGACAATGTTTATCAAGTGCTAAAAAATCAGAATCGGCGGAACTCTTCATGA
- the LOC125679614 gene encoding CTD small phosphatase-like protein isoform X2 has product MDTSSIITQVNRDEEQLNTFPPSEKGSSTDSSAGSLKKPRNRNIFSNFLCCFGNTNNNNTQTTNCQIPIVEENGNPRSPAEKYLLPAVLNKDTNKKCAVIDLDETLVHSSFKPISNADFIVPVEIEGTVHQVYVLKRPYVDEFLKKMGEMFECVLFTASLAKYADPVADLLDKWGVFRSRLFRESCVFHRGNYVKDLSRLGRDLAQVIIIDNSPASYIFHPDNAVGVQSWFDDMTDTELLDLLPFFEGLSKVDNVYQVLKNQNRRNSS; this is encoded by the exons ATGGACACCTCGTCCATCATAACACAAGTAAATCGTGATGAAGAGCAACTCAATACATTTCCTCCATCGGAAAAAG GCTCGTCGACGGATTCCAGTGCCGGCTCACTAAAGAAACCTCGTAATCGTAACATTTTTAGTAACTTCTTGTGCTGTTTTGGAAACACAAATAacaacaatacacagacaactaaTTGTCAGATACCTATCGTGGAAGAAAATGGAAACCCCAGG AGCCCTGCTGAAAAGTATCTTCTTCCAGCTGTCCTTAATAAGGACACAAACAAGAAATGTGCTGTAATTGATCTAGATGAAACTCTTGTTCATAGTTCATTTAAG CCTATCAGCAATGCTGATTTTATAGTTCCAGTTGAAATAGAAGGAACAGTTCACCAA GTTTATGTTTTAAAGAGGCCTTACGTTGATGAATTCCTGAAAAAGATGGGGGAGATGTTTGAATGTGTTTTATTCACTGCTAGTTTAGCTAAG TATGCTGATCCTGTTGCAGACTTGTTAGATAAATGGGGTGTCTTCAGGTCAAGGTTATTCAGGGAATCTTGCGTCTTTCATCGAGGCAACTATGTCAAG GACTTGAGTCGACTTGGGCGAGATTTGGCTCAAGTGATCATAATAGACAATTCACCAGCTTCTTACATCTTCCATCCAGACAATGCT GTTGGAGTTCAGTCTTGGTTTGATGACATGACTGACACAGAGTTACTGGACTTGTTACCTTTCTTCGAAGGATTATCAAAAGTGGACAATGTTTATCAAGTGCTAAAAAATCAGAATCGGCGGAACTCTTCATGA
- the LOC125679614 gene encoding CTD small phosphatase-like protein isoform X1: protein MPSVGCWSGILKICKALVKWFSSSWKGSSTDSSAGSLKKPRNRNIFSNFLCCFGNTNNNNTQTTNCQIPIVEENGNPRSPAEKYLLPAVLNKDTNKKCAVIDLDETLVHSSFKPISNADFIVPVEIEGTVHQVYVLKRPYVDEFLKKMGEMFECVLFTASLAKYADPVADLLDKWGVFRSRLFRESCVFHRGNYVKDLSRLGRDLAQVIIIDNSPASYIFHPDNAVGVQSWFDDMTDTELLDLLPFFEGLSKVDNVYQVLKNQNRRNSS from the exons ATGCCAAGTGTTGGATGCTGGTCGGGAATTCTTAAGATTTGTAAAGCTTTAGTGAAATGGTTTTCATCATCTTGGAAAG GCTCGTCGACGGATTCCAGTGCCGGCTCACTAAAGAAACCTCGTAATCGTAACATTTTTAGTAACTTCTTGTGCTGTTTTGGAAACACAAATAacaacaatacacagacaactaaTTGTCAGATACCTATCGTGGAAGAAAATGGAAACCCCAGG AGCCCTGCTGAAAAGTATCTTCTTCCAGCTGTCCTTAATAAGGACACAAACAAGAAATGTGCTGTAATTGATCTAGATGAAACTCTTGTTCATAGTTCATTTAAG CCTATCAGCAATGCTGATTTTATAGTTCCAGTTGAAATAGAAGGAACAGTTCACCAA GTTTATGTTTTAAAGAGGCCTTACGTTGATGAATTCCTGAAAAAGATGGGGGAGATGTTTGAATGTGTTTTATTCACTGCTAGTTTAGCTAAG TATGCTGATCCTGTTGCAGACTTGTTAGATAAATGGGGTGTCTTCAGGTCAAGGTTATTCAGGGAATCTTGCGTCTTTCATCGAGGCAACTATGTCAAG GACTTGAGTCGACTTGGGCGAGATTTGGCTCAAGTGATCATAATAGACAATTCACCAGCTTCTTACATCTTCCATCCAGACAATGCT GTTGGAGTTCAGTCTTGGTTTGATGACATGACTGACACAGAGTTACTGGACTTGTTACCTTTCTTCGAAGGATTATCAAAAGTGGACAATGTTTATCAAGTGCTAAAAAATCAGAATCGGCGGAACTCTTCATGA